From the Serratia nematodiphila DZ0503SBS1 genome, one window contains:
- a CDS encoding putative bifunctional diguanylate cyclase/phosphodiesterase, whose product MTLLPKQSNNKNPIDLYSEIVDDLPGLICFGNRLGGYFNKQWRDYTGAIAGEHAAADWLDALHPDDRDRLAAQWRQAIVALSSFAGEARLRERSGAYRWFMLAFNARQDGMAQEPSWYLTATDIHPQMLQRQQNVQALSIQQDMLDASVDCIKVINHDGTLRHMNRSGSLALGLDPAQKEFGMPWLGLLSPEIRRRGSKALRNVRAGKNARFTGLSVTPQGKKQHWDNILTPVSDEHGAVAEILCVSRDVTSQRVMEQRLLLASEYDELTGLPNRRLFKKKLKQEMKRALHGKKSLGLMLLDLDHFKLVNDTLGHAAGDHLLRVLGKRLSACMSAHSFVSRLGGDEFAVVISDVENEQDIFRIANKFLLQLETPITHGGKTLHCGMSIGGAIYPKDARDASELMKCADTALYELKDGGRGGVYMFDRKMMDKARARASQLNYARQIVRDNCIRPSYQPKVCLIDGSIVGFEALLRWHCPQNGVQLPATVSEAFNDYELATKISEAMQLKVFADIARWRAAGVAVRPISLNVSPIEFLRDNYAETFLQRLLKFHIPHHLIELEVTEHAFNKHGSKYVLRALQMLKEMGIRIALDDFGTGHSSFSHIMDYPLDCIKLDCDFIQRMNTEPAILAIVESIGILGQKLSIDIIAEGVETEQQRQTLCEAGFHIGQGFLFSRAVESQQVPELLQAILQPAEGGMANR is encoded by the coding sequence ATGACCCTGTTGCCCAAGCAGAGTAATAACAAAAATCCGATTGATCTCTATAGCGAAATCGTAGACGACTTGCCGGGTCTGATTTGCTTCGGCAACCGCCTTGGCGGTTACTTCAATAAGCAGTGGCGCGACTATACCGGCGCCATCGCCGGTGAGCATGCCGCCGCAGACTGGCTCGATGCACTGCATCCCGACGATCGCGATCGCCTGGCCGCGCAATGGCGCCAGGCGATCGTTGCCCTCTCCTCGTTCGCCGGCGAAGCCCGTCTGCGCGAGCGCAGCGGCGCCTACCGGTGGTTTATGCTGGCGTTTAACGCCCGTCAGGACGGCATGGCGCAGGAGCCCAGCTGGTACCTCACCGCCACCGACATCCATCCGCAAATGCTGCAACGCCAGCAAAACGTTCAGGCGCTCTCTATCCAGCAAGACATGCTGGACGCCAGCGTCGACTGCATCAAAGTGATCAATCACGACGGCACGCTGCGCCACATGAATCGCTCCGGCAGCCTGGCGCTCGGTCTTGATCCGGCGCAAAAAGAGTTTGGCATGCCCTGGCTGGGGCTGCTGTCCCCCGAGATCCGTCGCCGCGGCAGCAAGGCGCTGCGCAACGTCAGAGCCGGAAAAAATGCGCGCTTCACCGGATTGAGCGTGACGCCTCAGGGTAAAAAACAGCACTGGGACAACATTCTCACACCGGTCAGCGATGAACACGGCGCCGTGGCCGAGATCTTGTGCGTCTCGCGCGACGTGACGTCGCAACGCGTGATGGAACAACGTCTGTTGCTCGCCAGCGAATATGACGAATTGACCGGCCTGCCCAACCGGCGCTTATTCAAGAAAAAGCTGAAGCAAGAGATGAAACGCGCCCTGCACGGCAAAAAGTCGCTTGGGCTGATGCTGCTGGATCTTGACCACTTCAAGCTGGTGAACGACACGCTGGGCCACGCGGCGGGCGACCATCTGCTGCGGGTCTTGGGTAAAAGGCTCAGCGCCTGCATGAGTGCGCATTCGTTCGTCTCCCGCCTCGGCGGCGACGAGTTCGCCGTGGTGATCAGCGATGTCGAAAACGAGCAGGATATTTTCCGCATCGCCAACAAGTTTCTGCTGCAGTTGGAGACGCCGATCACCCACGGCGGCAAGACGCTGCATTGCGGCATGAGCATCGGCGGCGCCATCTATCCCAAAGACGCTCGCGACGCTTCGGAGCTGATGAAATGCGCCGATACCGCGTTGTATGAACTGAAAGACGGCGGCCGCGGCGGCGTCTACATGTTCGATCGCAAGATGATGGACAAAGCCCGCGCCCGCGCCAGCCAGCTCAACTACGCGCGCCAGATCGTGCGCGACAACTGCATCCGCCCCAGCTACCAACCGAAAGTCTGCCTGATCGACGGCAGCATCGTCGGCTTTGAAGCGCTGCTGCGCTGGCACTGCCCGCAAAACGGCGTACAGCTGCCGGCGACGGTAAGCGAGGCGTTCAACGACTACGAATTGGCAACCAAGATCAGCGAAGCCATGCAGCTGAAAGTCTTCGCCGATATCGCCCGCTGGCGCGCGGCCGGCGTGGCGGTGCGGCCTATTTCGCTGAATGTGTCGCCGATCGAGTTTTTACGCGACAACTACGCCGAAACCTTCCTGCAACGCCTGCTGAAGTTCCACATTCCCCATCACCTGATCGAACTGGAAGTGACCGAACACGCGTTCAACAAGCACGGTTCGAAATACGTACTGCGCGCGCTGCAAATGCTCAAAGAGATGGGTATCCGCATCGCGCTGGACGACTTTGGCACTGGCCACTCCTCATTCAGCCATATCATGGATTACCCGCTGGACTGCATTAAGCTGGACTGCGACTTTATTCAACGCATGAACACCGAACCGGCGATCCTGGCGATCGTGGAAAGCATCGGCATTCTCGGTCAAAAACTGTCGATCGATATCATCGCCGAAGGCGTGGAAACCGAGCAGCAGCGCCAAACGCTGTGCGAAGCCGGTTTCCATATCGGCCAGGGTTTTCTGTTCAGCCGGGCGGTGGAGTCCCAGCAGGTGCCCGAGTTGCTGCAGGCGATACTTCAGCCTGCCGAAGGCGGCATGGCGAATCGTTAA
- a CDS encoding AprI/Inh family metalloprotease inhibitor, translating to MASSLVLPSAETLSGQWTVSDKSKSCVVQLNTESVDSAGGYSLKFLSDCTPDVLPQEPAAWRPAPDGIALLDKDGLTVLFFSQEDDHYRSQIWAETGKILKRNN from the coding sequence ATGGCAAGCAGCCTGGTTTTACCTTCCGCCGAAACGCTATCCGGGCAGTGGACGGTCAGTGATAAATCAAAATCTTGTGTTGTGCAGCTCAATACGGAGAGTGTGGATTCGGCTGGCGGCTATAGCCTGAAATTCTTGTCTGATTGCACGCCAGACGTATTGCCGCAAGAGCCTGCCGCATGGCGTCCTGCCCCCGATGGCATTGCGCTGTTGGACAAGGATGGGCTAACCGTACTTTTCTTCTCTCAGGAAGACGATCATTACCGTAGTCAAATCTGGGCAGAGACAGGAAAGATCTTGAAGAGAAATAACTAG
- a CDS encoding serralysin family metalloprotease: protein MGNTMNGNKTGWDSVNDLIHYHERGNGLTINNKPSYDINDAGLQITRSDKTWNGVHVTGKDATVTYSFPDWEYKELNLGHRSSERDTGLSAFTQHQQEQAKLSLQSWADVANLKFVEVASDQPSNITFGNYEGKGQAYALKPFSYNGNDYRGYNSDGQSWYNIKNHSENLHPELGNYGRLTITHEVGHTLGLDHPGTYNAGQGSPNYTKAVYAEDTRQFSVMSYWNESITDADHGHYYAAAPLVDDIAAIQHLYGANMTTRTGDTVYGFNSNTGRDFYTLKGSHDKLVMSVWDAGGNDTLDFSGYSQNQRINLNEGAFSDVGGLKGNVSIAAGVTIENAIGGSGNDIIVGNHADNTLKGGAGNDVIYGGAGQDQLWGGDGNDIFVFSDLNDSPVQAPDTIWDFESGKDKIDLSFFNQGDKGSDFIQFVDHFSGQAGEALLSYDSQNNLSELAFNIQGGANPDFLVHIVGQADVAVDFIV from the coding sequence ATGGGTAATACCATGAATGGAAACAAAACAGGTTGGGACAGTGTTAACGATCTTATTCACTACCATGAGCGCGGGAATGGTTTGACGATCAATAATAAACCGTCCTATGACATAAATGATGCGGGGTTGCAGATAACGCGCAGCGATAAAACCTGGAATGGCGTTCACGTCACGGGCAAAGATGCGACGGTGACCTATTCATTCCCGGATTGGGAATATAAAGAACTGAATCTGGGCCACCGCTCCTCAGAACGCGATACGGGGCTAAGTGCGTTCACGCAACATCAACAAGAGCAGGCGAAGTTATCTTTGCAATCCTGGGCCGATGTTGCCAACCTAAAGTTTGTCGAAGTGGCATCGGATCAACCTTCCAATATTACTTTTGGGAATTATGAGGGGAAAGGGCAAGCGTATGCCTTGAAACCATTCTCATATAATGGCAATGACTACAGAGGATACAATTCTGATGGGCAAAGTTGGTATAATATTAAGAACCATTCTGAAAACTTGCATCCTGAGCTGGGTAATTACGGCCGTTTAACCATTACCCACGAAGTTGGCCATACTCTCGGGTTAGATCATCCGGGAACGTATAATGCGGGGCAAGGAAGCCCAAATTATACCAAGGCAGTTTACGCCGAAGATACCCGGCAGTTTAGCGTAATGAGTTACTGGAATGAATCCATTACCGATGCGGATCATGGTCACTACTATGCCGCTGCACCGCTGGTTGATGATATCGCGGCCATCCAACATCTTTACGGTGCCAACATGACCACCCGAACCGGCGACACCGTTTACGGGTTTAATTCAAATACAGGCCGAGACTTCTATACACTCAAGGGCAGCCACGACAAGCTGGTGATGTCTGTCTGGGATGCAGGTGGTAATGATACCCTTGATTTCTCGGGGTATAGCCAAAATCAACGTATCAACCTGAACGAAGGCGCTTTCTCCGACGTCGGGGGATTAAAAGGGAATGTTTCCATCGCTGCCGGTGTCACCATCGAAAACGCGATAGGGGGCTCAGGTAATGACATTATCGTTGGGAATCACGCAGACAATACGCTCAAAGGCGGCGCCGGCAATGATGTTATTTACGGCGGGGCTGGTCAGGATCAATTATGGGGAGGAGACGGTAATGACATTTTTGTCTTCTCTGATCTTAATGACTCGCCTGTTCAGGCACCTGATACAATTTGGGACTTTGAGTCAGGCAAGGACAAGATCGATCTGTCCTTCTTCAACCAAGGCGATAAAGGCAGTGATTTCATTCAGTTCGTCGATCATTTCAGCGGGCAGGCCGGTGAGGCGCTATTGTCCTATGATAGCCAGAACAATCTGAGTGAACTGGCCTTCAACATCCAGGGCGGTGCAAATCCAGACTTCCTGGTGCACATCGTTGGACAGGCTGACGTCGCTGTTGATTTTATCGTTTAA